Proteins from one Triticum aestivum cultivar Chinese Spring chromosome 7A, IWGSC CS RefSeq v2.1, whole genome shotgun sequence genomic window:
- the LOC123149030 gene encoding G-type lectin S-receptor-like serine/threonine-protein kinase At2g19130, with translation MPLIAATFMALALCFAPAVGAAATLSAGRPLRGNDTLVSAQGRFELGLFSPAGSSDGRFYLGIWYKDIPGHTVVWVGNRASPLSGLASAELRVSADDGNLELVGPTGASASPVVVWSSNLSSSLSPGTNNTAEIRHNGNLVLVDGANSSNVLWQSFDHPTDTYLPGARLGENKLTGEYQALTSWRNAQDPAPGMFYDTLDPNGTAEFFMLWNRSRMYWRGGVWTGGRWKGDVGAATGRGTNLYNTTFVDTPAFRGTTTVLADDATVTRLVLDLNGQKKQFVWVPASRSWQLFWAAPTAQCDAYALCGAFGVCNQRSQLPCRCPPGFAPASERDWALSDWSGGCRRSSPLACAHNGSTTDGFLALPDVKLPDEPLAMTAAQSKAECESACQNNCSCQAYAFSAGAGGCSVWDGDIGNLEQLFPDSSGPGSDFYLRLSQRALQDLHSGHGKKGGRKPWLVFGITLAGVAALGASVVLAWRVLLAWRRPAVYMENKNGSSLAVYSYADLRAATNNFSERLGGGGFGSVYRGVLKQHKGGSTTQVQVAVKKLESLARQGDKQFRAEVSTLGLIQHVNLVRLLGFCSLGDEKMLVYEYMPRGSLTGSFFGGGACPSWRDRYCVMLGVARGLTYLHDGCRERIIHCDIKPENILLDEDMSPRIADFGMAKLVGRDFSRALTTMRGTMGYLAPEWISGQPISVKADVYSYGMVLFELISGRRNSERYGELEATLGTGARESLTFFPVWAAQKVVKGQVGAVADPRLHGEVMPEELERACRVACWCIQDEEAHRPTMAQVVQALEGAIHVHVPPVPRALQRLVM, from the coding sequence atgccacTCATCGCTGCCACTTTCATGGCCCTTGCCTTGTGCTTCGCCCCGGCAGTGGGTGCGGCGGCGACGCTCTCGGCGGGGCGTCCGCTGCGGGGCAACGACACGCTGGTCTCCGCACAGGGCAGGTTCGAGCTCGGCCTCTTCAGCCCGGCCGGCAGCTCCGACGGCAGGTTCTACCTCGGGATCTGGTACAAGGACATCCCCGGCCACACCGTCGTCTGGGTCGGCAACCGCGCGAGCCCTCTGTCCGGCCTTGCCTCCGCCGAGCTCCGGGTGTCCGCCGACGACGGCAACCTCGAGCTCGTCGGTCCCACCGGCGCCTCCGCCTCGCCGGTCGTGGTGTGGTCTTCGAACCTCTCGTCTTCCTTGTCGCCAGGCACGAACAACACGGCGGAGATCCGCCACAACGGCAACCTGGTCCTTGTCGACGGCGCCAACTCCTCCAACGTGCTGTGGCAGAGCTTCGACCACCCCACGGACACGTACCTGCCGGGGGCGCGGCTCGGGGAGAACAAGCTCACCGGCGAGTACCAGGCGCTGACCTCATGGCGGAACGCCCAGGACCCTGCGCCGGGAATGTTCTACGACACGCTGGACCCCAACGGCACCGCTGAGTTCTTCATGCTGTGGAACCGCTCCCGCATGTACTGGCGGGGCGGCGTCTGGACGGGGGGCCGCTGGAAGGGCGACGTCGGGGCGGCGACCGGAAGGGGCACCAACCTCTACAACACGACCTTCGTCGACACGCCGGCGTTCCGGGGCACCACCACCGTGCTCGCCGACGACGCCACCGTCACGCGCCTGGTGCTCGACCTCAACGGCCAGAAGAAGCAGTTCGTCTGGGTGCCGGCGAGCCGGAGCTGGCAGCTGTTCTGGGCGGCGCCCACCGCCCAGTGCGACGCGTACGCGCTCTGCGGCGCGTTCGGCGTCTGCAACCAGAGGAGCCAGCTGCCGTGCCGGTGCCCGCCCGGGTTCGCTCCGGCGTCGGAGAGGGACTGGGCGCTCAGTGACTGGAGCGGCGGgtgccgccggagctcgccgctcGCGTGCGCGCACAACGGGTCGACGACGGACGGGTTCCTGGCACTGCCGGACGTGAAGCTCCCGGACGAGCCGCTCGCCATGACCGCCGCCCAGAGCAAAGCGGAGTGTGAGTCGGCTTGCCAAAACAACTGTTCGTGCCAGGCCTACGCCTTCTCCGCCGGGGCCGGGGGTTGCTCCGTCTGGGACGGAGACATCGGCAACCTTGAGCAGCTCTTCCCGGACTCCAGCGGCCCCGGGTCAGACTTTTATCTCCGGCTTTCACAAAGAGCATTGCAGGATCTCCATAGCGGACACGGGAAGAAAGGAGGGAGAAAACCATGGCTTGTCTTTGGCATCACGCTGGCCGGCGTAGCAGCATTGGGCGCGTCGGTCGTACTGGCCTGGAGGGTTCTTCTTGCCTGGAGAAGACCGGCTGTGTACATGGAGAACAAGAATGGATCCTCCTTGGCCGTGTACAGCTACGCCGACCTCCGTGCCGCCACCAACAACTTCTCGGAGCGGTTGGGCGGCGGAGGCTTCGGCTCGGTGTACCGCGGGGTTCTGAAGCAGCACAAGGGAGGCAGCACGACCCAAGTCCAGGTGGCGGTGAAGAAGCTGGAGAGTCTTGCGCGACAGGGCGACAAGCAGTTCCGGGCGGAGGTGAGCACGCTGGGGCTCATCCAGCACGTGAACCTCGTCCGGCTCCTCGGGTTCTGCTCGTTGGGCGACGAGAAGATGCTCGTGTACGAGTACATGCCTAGAGGCTCCCTCACCGGCTCCTTTTTCGGCGGCGGTGCATGCCCGAGCTGGCGCGACCGGTACTGTGTCATGCTCGGGGTGGCGAGGGGGCTGACCTACCTGCACGACGGCTGCCGTGAGCGCATCATACACTGCGACATCAAGCCGGAGAACATCCTGCTAGACGAGGACATGTCCCCGAGGATCGCCGACTTCGGAATGGCGAAGCTGGTGGGCAGGGATTTCAGCCGCGCGCTGACGACGATGCGAGGCACCATGGGGTACCTCGCCCCAGAGTGGATCTCCGGGCAGCCAATCAGCGTCAAGGCGGACGTGTACAGCTATGGCATGGTGCTCTTCGAGCTCATCTCGGGACGACGTAACTCCGAGAGGTACGGCGAGCTGGAGGCGACGTTAGGGACTGGGGCGAGGGAGTCCTTGACCTTCTTCCCAGTGTGGGCCGCGCAAAAGGTTGTGAAAGGACAGGTGGGCGCCGTGGCTGACCCGCGGCTGCACGGCGAGGTGATGCCGGAGGAGCTAGAGCGGGCATGCAGGGTGGCGTGCTGGTGCATCCAAGACGAGGAGGCGCATCGCCCAACCATGGCGCAGGTGGTGCAAGCGCTGGAGGGCGCCATCCACGTCCACGTGCCGCCGGTGCCGCGGGCACTGCAGCGCCTCGtcatgtaa